CATTCGTCATTCGTCATTTCGTTCAAGTTATGACGTTATCCTAATAAAGAACAGAGATAGGagcatttttaatttcttgaagCAACATAAAACTGAACTTACGGATAGATGGATTGAGGACAGCGATGAGGCGAAGGCGAAGGAAGAAAACAGCAAGACCGAAATCCTGAAGTTGGCTTTGAACATAGTTGTTCTGAATTGATGGAATTACCTAAAAAGGAAGCATTTTTAGATAGGAAGTGAAATGTATTTTATCTAACCATAACggaaaaaacaatttacttAATGCGTGCAGTCTGATGGATAGAAATGCGGAAATCGTCTGGACGGCGGTTTGCGTAGAAACAAAGACGAAGGCTCGCAGCCCTAATGTTGGGATTACATCCCTACATGTGATTACATAACAATAGAAGAATACTAAAACAACAGAGAAACTTGAAATACCTAATAAGATGATAGCATTAAAGCTTATGGGTAGATTGGTGGGTAGAATTGTATCCTCTCACTGAACAATGGCATGATGAAAATCAACAAACGTAAGATGCTCACAATTCTTCCAGCGTCCACATCCTTAGTGCTTTTACTTTGAAATAGTTTCATCCTTGAAAGTGAACAATAGAACCATACCAATTACTTTGATAATAGGCAGAATATAAGTACCTCTCATTAAACAATAGCATGGTGGAAAGTGACAAACCTGGGCTGCTAACAATTTTGTGGTTCAACAGCTTGCCTAGCTGATGACAAGGGAAACTGCGagacaggaaaaaaaacaatcccTTTGAAGTGTCCTTTCTCCAACAGACACGTAACACTGAACTTACTAGATCGCAAATAACACACCCATAGTCAATAGCTGAATTATCGATGGGAACACAAAAATTAGCtaagaaaacaaacttaaGGGTTACTTGTTACTTGGACACACAGTCACACACTCCATCCTGTATAATTTTAATGGATGTCAAAATTCAGTTAGTCTGAAATTCATCCGCCAGATGTCCTTACCCAATTGTTGCATTCtagcatggtataacaataaGAATTATAGACCTTATTAAGATCCAAGGTATGGGTCAAGCCTCTAGCGGCGTGTTTCAGTGTGAAGGGGTGCCGGAACagccgctttttatttggctcgccGCATGGCATGGTGCCACATGCGCGATGGCATGGTGCCGTATTTGGCCGTTATTTGGCATGCCACATGCGgcaagccaaataaaaagcggctGTTCACGGCACCCCTTCACACCGAAACGCGCCGCCAGGGCGACCCATACCTTTGGATCTTAATAAGGTCCATAACATGGTATTCAATAGGAATGTTTCGGCCTTAGACCTTAGGTTGCGCCTAAAAATACGCATTACTCTTGATGAAAGAAGGACTCAACGGCTACCGGTGTTCGGAAAGTTCCCGATAAACCTTGGAGAAAAAGACACATCACACAATGTTATCAAAATTGAACACGGATTTTGATTACTAtatggttttctcgttaaaccagccattttttttaaaacgaaaataaactGCTGTTAGAgcaccaactttgtttttttacgtttagttgaaaaactataggaccaatggaaaaataaacttgatttccgtgattttcattcaattttgaatcaaaatcatgtattttaagcaaaattcaaaatttggccaaaagtgaaaaagtgggaaggccccttcccacttttgtcaaaatatgaaaaaaacgacatctcttggaattcgacaaaaatcccacggtataatcaaaattgaacgggGATTTCGAATAAGTTATTGATTTTCTCCGTAaaatcagccgttttaaaaataaacgaaagcAAAATACTGCTAGTGCAACGActtaactttgttttttacgtttaattcaaaaactgtaAAAACGAAATCTTTCGTGGCAATAGATTCAACCTGAATGAAACAACGACTCTCAGTGACAACCGGCGCCATCTTGAAATGTTCAACATGGCTACTTCTCTGAAAActaaaaacatgaaaaagaaacaataataCGAATACAATCGATTTGTTAAAATAAGCAACATACTGCAAGATTGTCTAACTAAAGCTTCCTGAATCATAAATTTGATTTCATGATCAGGAAGGAAAATATTCTTGATGGTTTACTACTTCTCAATCGACCAAACTGGTTGCCGTTGCCCTAGAGCTGTTGCTGGGCAGCGATGAGTTTATTTGTTATTTCGTTACCAACTATTCCCCAACGAGCTTATTGATGGGGTGCTGACCAACTGcttgtataattttttaagCTTGCAAAGGCAAAATCCCTTACGCAAACGTGTAACGCCTACATCGTGCAATCTTTCTGTAAACAGTTACCTTTTCAAGTTCTTCGATTGATACAATAGTTCCAAGACACACAGAGCCGGCGGGGTAAAAACCGCCGGATTTTGAAAATACCTCACTAAGTGGAACGCCATGTCGATGAAAGAAGCAGTGAAACAATGGGGGCCCATACCCAGCAAAAGATCTCCACAGCTGTCGAAATTAAACTGATACTGATGATTAACTGATGCCAATGGGAGGCAATGGAGCAGGACAAATTTGGTAAGCAAACTTAACTTCTTTAGGGAATAATAATATTCCAGTACCATTTTAACATCATAACTTAATAAGTGCAATAGTACATAACTAGCGGATACCATTATATTGTGTAACGTCTACCGtgtaacaaaaataaaacaaacattgattttCGAACCATCTGATTAAAATCTTCGGAGCTATTTGTAATACTTTGGTGTTTCAGTTCTGTAGCTGGGACCTGAATAATATTTCGGAGCTTCGCTGTAGTAGCTGGGGGCGACGTATggggtggtgtagtactcgggagccttggtggtgtagtactcgggagccttggtggtgtagtactcgggagccttggtggtgtagtactcgggagccttggtggtgtagtactcgggagccttggtggtgtagtactcaggagccttggtggtgtagtactcgggagccttggtggtgtagtacctcgggagccttggtggtgtagtactgggagccttggtggtgtagtactggagccttggtggtggagccttggtggtgtagtaacttggggcCGGATAGAACTTTggagcttcagtgtagtaagctggaGCAGCATAAGTAGTAGGGTAGTATTCGGCCTTCTCCTTTGCGTAGTACTCCGGGGCCTTAGTGGTATAATAAGAAGTGGCAGTGTAGTACTGTGGaacctcggtgtagtagctttGTTTGGAATATGTGGTGTAGTAAACCGGTGCTTCGGTGTAATAACTAGGAGCCGAATATTTTGGAGCCTCGGGGTAGGATGCCGGAGCAGCATAGGTTGTGTAATAGCTGGGTTCGGTGTAGTAAGATGGCGCAACCGTGGTGTAGTAAGACGGAGCAGAGTAGTACTGTGGAACCTCGGTGTAGTATGTGGAATCACTGTAGTAAGATTGGGAAGCTCCAGCGTAGTAAGTCGGAGCTACGTAGTACTTAGCTGCTTccgttgtggtgtagtatgcAACAGTGGTGGTGGTGTAGCTGGGCTCTGCATAGTACTTCGGATattcagtgtagtagcttggcGTAGAGTATGTTGATCTGTAGTACTCCGGTGCCTTTGTTGTGAAGTATTTGGGTGCCTCcgtgtagtaacttggaggAGCGTATGTTGTGGTGGAATAAACTGGTGCCTCTGCGTAGTAACTTGAAGCCGAGTAATACTTCGGGGGTTCAGTGTAGTATGACGGAGCAGCATacgttgtggtgtagtattcggGTGCCTTGGTCGTATAGTACTTGGgcgcctcggtgtagtagctgggggCAGCATATGTTGTCGTGTAATACTccggagccttggtggtgtagtagctgggggCTGCATACGTCGTGGTGTAGTATGGCGCTTGACTCGTGTAGTACCCGGAAGATGAGCCCATCGGTCCACCCATGGCTTTTCCAGCAATCAAGGAAACAACTGCCAGCAAGATCATTGTGGCGCAGTTGGCTGTAACAAGAAAATGTAAGTCATTTCAGTTCCTTATCCTATTTAAATGCAATGTAGTTACACACACATTCATTTTCATTGAATTAAACCAATCTTGTTTAGGGTTTAACAATTGCTACGATACGATCGAAATAAAACGTCAAATTACCCATAGTTGCTAAGTTGAAGAACGCAATGTGAAACACAACCGACAGAAAATTTAATGTTGTTGCTGGAGTGTCCAAGTGCCTTACTACACTGACTTACTGCACCGTTGTCTTCTCTTTTTATATGGTTGTACAGTCACCCTGTTTCGATTCATTAGCCTGCGGTTACAACACGTGCACCTGTCAGGTAATGACGTAATAGCCAATATTCTAACCCCACCCTTTTGACTGATCCTTTTGTATAGGAATGTTATGAAGGGGCACAAGTGAGCTCAATAAACTGATTCAGTATAGAACAAggaaagtaaattgggatttctctttaaaatatataatGCCATGAGAAAGGTGAATGTGAATTGTACAGAAACGTATAAGCTCATCTTGAAAGCGTACGGGTATGACATCCATCGTGACAACCGGAttgatgataataataaactCAAATTTTCCAGCTACGTTTGATACGATCATTTTCTAGATCCGGAAATTGAAAAGACGGAATCTTTTCAGCGGCCTGGATCATTGGACGCATTGGGCTCGTGTTGGTGTGAATCTTTGCTTACGTCATCCCACCTGAAAAGCTCATGTGCTAAACTCTAGCAACGGTATgtttaagtaaaattt
This sequence is a window from Daphnia magna isolate NIES linkage group LG7, ASM2063170v1.1, whole genome shotgun sequence. Protein-coding genes within it:
- the LOC116935301 gene encoding extensin-2; the encoded protein is MANCATMILLAVVSLIAGKAMGGPMGSSSGYYTSQAPYYTTTYAAPSYYTTKAPEYYTTTYAAPSYYTEAPKYYTTKAPEYYTTTYAAPSYYTEPPKYYSASSYYAEAPVYSTTTYAPPSYYTEAPKYFTTKAPEYYRSTYSTPSYYTEYPKYYAEPSYTTTTVAYYTTTEAAKYYVAPTYYAGASQSYYSDSTYYTEVPQYYSAPSYYTTVAPSYYTEPSYYTTYAAPASYPEAPKYSAPSYYTEAPVYYTTYSKQSYYTEVPQYYTATSYYTTKAPEYYAKEKAEYYPTTYAAPAYYTEAPKFYPAPSYYTTKAPEYYTTKAPEYYTTKAPEYYTTKAPEYYTTKAPEYYTTPYVAPSYYSEAPKYYSGPSYRTETPKYYK